From a single Pirellulales bacterium genomic region:
- a CDS encoding small basic protein, producing the protein MTMDKSLRTSMGLARARGVLTRGERIAKLQEMDRFPDGRSPLGLPKVRVVKLSMKKKKKAKEEGAEGEAAAAAPGAAAPAAGAKAAAPAAKAAAPAKGAPAKK; encoded by the coding sequence ATGACGATGGATAAAAGCCTGCGGACTTCGATGGGCTTGGCCCGTGCCCGCGGCGTGCTGACGCGCGGCGAGCGGATCGCGAAGCTGCAGGAGATGGACCGCTTCCCCGACGGCCGCAGCCCCCTGGGCCTGCCCAAGGTGCGGGTCGTGAAGCTGTCGATGAAGAAGAAAAAGAAGGCCAAGGAAGAAGGTGCCGAGGGAGAAGCCGCGGCCGCAGCTCCCGGCGCCGCCGCTCCTGCCGCGGGTGCCAAGGCTGCCGCGCCGGCCGCCAAGGCCGCTGCCCCGGCCAAGGGCGCTCCGGCCAAGAAGTAG
- the ricT gene encoding regulatory iron-sulfur-containing complex subunit RicT: MQKYVVRHGVMRTLGVYSSTRGETMLRGDRVIVRTDRGLEAGEILCPATDETTGQLQDPQRGQILRQMTGDDENELSRLREQERTEFDTCRRVVGEMQLPMKVVDVEHLFGGERVVIYFLAENRVDFRNLVKSLASEFQTRIEMRQIGVRDEAKLLADYGDCGKPVCCNTHLSEMPPVSMKMAKLQKATLDPTKISGRCGRLKCCLRYEFDTYEQLQKDLPPVGAHVVTAKGRMRVLAQEILASQLLVETEDRTRVLIQADDVLTVLNAGARSDGS; encoded by the coding sequence ATGCAAAAGTACGTCGTACGTCACGGTGTGATGCGCACCCTGGGAGTCTACAGCTCGACCCGGGGCGAGACCATGCTGCGCGGCGATCGTGTGATCGTTCGCACGGACCGGGGGCTCGAGGCGGGAGAAATCCTCTGCCCGGCCACGGACGAGACCACCGGCCAGTTGCAGGACCCGCAGCGTGGACAAATTCTGCGGCAAATGACGGGCGACGACGAGAACGAGCTGTCGCGCTTGCGCGAGCAGGAGCGCACGGAGTTCGACACCTGCCGCCGCGTGGTGGGCGAAATGCAACTGCCCATGAAGGTGGTCGACGTCGAGCACTTGTTCGGCGGCGAGCGCGTGGTGATCTACTTCCTGGCCGAAAATCGAGTCGATTTTCGCAACCTGGTCAAGTCACTGGCGAGCGAATTTCAGACGCGTATCGAGATGCGGCAAATCGGCGTCCGCGACGAGGCCAAGCTGTTGGCCGACTACGGAGACTGCGGCAAACCGGTCTGCTGTAACACGCACCTGTCGGAAATGCCGCCGGTGTCGATGAAAATGGCCAAGCTGCAAAAGGCCACGCTTGATCCGACGAAGATCTCGGGCCGCTGCGGCCGCTTGAAATGCTGCTTGCGGTACGAATTCGATACCTATGAGCAATTGCAGAAAGACTTGCCGCCCGTCGGCGCGCACGTCGTCACGGCCAAGGGCCGGATGCGCGTACTGGCTCAGGAGATCCTGGCCAGTCAGCTATTGGTCGAGACCGAGGATCGCACGCGCGTGCTAATCCAAGCGGATGACGTGTTGACTGTCCTAAATGCCGGCGCGCGTTCCGACGGATCGTAA
- a CDS encoding DUF3299 domain-containing protein, translating into MLVAITGVVATGCEESRAPAAAHVAAAAPVAEATPDADAVPAVNSAPDQTAAASGASTTASVQEPVAAPVKTAAPAGMQDITFDTIKFPLEKNEPFERSKLTPAIEALHGRNVKLRGYILPSFQQSGITQFVLVRDNMQCCFGPGAALYDCVVVDMKPGKTTDFTVRPVAVEGTFELRDFKGPDGKYLAIYHLDGEAVRF; encoded by the coding sequence ATGCTCGTCGCCATCACAGGTGTCGTGGCGACCGGCTGCGAGGAGAGCCGCGCGCCAGCCGCGGCACACGTGGCCGCCGCAGCGCCCGTCGCCGAGGCCACGCCTGATGCGGATGCTGTGCCCGCTGTAAATTCAGCCCCCGATCAGACCGCTGCGGCCTCCGGCGCCTCGACCACGGCTTCGGTGCAGGAGCCCGTGGCGGCCCCTGTCAAAACCGCTGCGCCGGCCGGCATGCAGGATATCACCTTCGACACGATCAAGTTCCCGCTGGAAAAGAACGAGCCGTTCGAGCGCTCGAAGCTCACGCCCGCGATCGAGGCTCTGCACGGCCGCAACGTAAAGTTGCGAGGCTACATCCTGCCCAGCTTTCAGCAGTCGGGCATCACGCAGTTCGTGCTCGTGCGTGACAATATGCAATGCTGCTTCGGGCCTGGCGCCGCACTTTATGACTGCGTCGTCGTCGACATGAAGCCGGGCAAGACAACGGATTTCACGGTGCGGCCGGTGGCCGTGGAAGGCACCTTCGAGCTGCGCGACTTCAAAGGGCCCGACGGCAAGTACCTGGCCATCTACCATCTCGACGGCGAAGCCGTCCGCTTCTAA
- a CDS encoding Minf_1886 family protein yields the protein MSDAAQTLALLLREDKRYQRPAYLFVFDALNYAHSELGMGGAPSSGEQEDNPATTDRHLTGQELCEAIRLYALDQYGYMAKCVLNSYGVHTTGDFGEIVFNLIRVGLMRKTDDDRREDFDDVFDFETGLQKSFQITPPE from the coding sequence ATGTCAGACGCCGCCCAAACGCTTGCCTTGCTGTTGCGAGAAGACAAACGCTATCAGCGTCCCGCGTATCTCTTCGTATTCGATGCGTTGAACTATGCGCACTCCGAACTCGGCATGGGGGGCGCGCCCAGCAGTGGCGAACAGGAAGACAATCCCGCAACGACCGATCGCCATTTGACCGGGCAGGAGCTGTGCGAGGCGATCCGGCTGTACGCGCTCGATCAGTACGGCTACATGGCCAAGTGCGTGCTCAATAGCTACGGCGTCCACACGACCGGCGACTTTGGCGAAATCGTCTTCAACTTGATCCGCGTGGGACTGATGCGCAAGACGGACGACGATCGCCGTGAAGACTTCGACGACGTCTTCGACTTCGAGACCGGCTTGCAAAAGAGTTTTCAAATCACTCCGCCCGAGTAG
- a CDS encoding polysaccharide biosynthesis/export family protein has product MRFRPPFVAIVATFCAMTAVWAEDAPTGNSPAPLSPYRIEPPDVLHIEVRRTAKDDYVVEKGEPDSPVILDGKFLVAPNGTVNLGRYGEVKVAELTPSRAQNAVREHLVNADKQLQRDHGLEVSLDVFACNSKFYYIVQEGAKPGDQIIRIPITGVETVADAMTHIGGVPKESRKKIWVARPASVHGAKKARVLGVDWRAIVNDADTSTNWQLFPGDRLFITN; this is encoded by the coding sequence GTGCGCTTCAGGCCGCCGTTTGTCGCGATCGTGGCGACTTTTTGTGCGATGACCGCTGTCTGGGCCGAAGACGCACCCACCGGCAATTCGCCCGCACCCTTGTCGCCGTATCGGATCGAACCGCCCGATGTGCTTCACATCGAGGTGCGCCGGACGGCAAAGGACGACTACGTGGTCGAAAAGGGGGAGCCAGACAGCCCGGTAATCCTCGACGGCAAATTTCTCGTGGCGCCGAACGGCACCGTCAACCTAGGGCGTTATGGCGAGGTGAAAGTGGCGGAGCTCACTCCCAGTAGGGCTCAGAACGCGGTGCGCGAACACCTGGTGAACGCCGATAAGCAGTTACAGCGCGATCACGGGCTGGAAGTCTCACTCGACGTCTTCGCCTGCAACAGCAAGTTCTATTACATCGTGCAGGAAGGCGCGAAACCAGGAGACCAGATCATTCGCATACCGATCACGGGCGTAGAAACGGTGGCCGATGCGATGACGCACATCGGCGGTGTGCCAAAAGAGAGTCGCAAGAAGATCTGGGTGGCCCGGCCCGCCTCGGTTCATGGCGCCAAGAAGGCCCGAGTACTGGGCGTGGATTGGCGCGCGATCGTGAACGATGCCGATACATCGACGAACTGGCAGCTCTTTCCCGGCGACCGCTTGTTCATCACGAACTAA
- the smpB gene encoding SsrA-binding protein SmpB, with protein sequence MAKQKEKPDREHDNERLISQNRSARHDYEVLDTLECGIVLVGSEVKSLRTAHVSLDEAYARVKGGEVWLVGCDIPEYLQANRFNHEPRRPRKILMHRREILKFASKAYETGLTLVPLKLYFKKGKAKLLLGVCRGRKTHDKREKLKKRSVQRDIQRAMRGR encoded by the coding sequence ATGGCTAAGCAAAAAGAAAAACCCGATCGCGAGCACGACAACGAGCGGCTGATCAGCCAGAATCGCTCGGCCCGCCACGACTACGAGGTGCTCGATACGTTGGAGTGCGGCATCGTGCTGGTCGGAAGCGAGGTAAAGAGCCTGCGCACGGCGCACGTCTCGCTCGACGAAGCTTACGCCCGGGTCAAAGGGGGTGAGGTGTGGCTCGTCGGCTGCGACATTCCCGAATACCTGCAGGCGAATCGCTTCAATCACGAGCCGCGGCGGCCGCGTAAGATCCTCATGCACCGCCGCGAGATCCTCAAGTTCGCCAGCAAGGCCTACGAGACCGGGCTGACGCTCGTCCCCTTGAAGCTGTATTTCAAAAAAGGGAAAGCCAAGCTGCTCTTAGGCGTCTGTCGCGGCCGCAAAACGCACGACAAGCGCGAGAAGCTGAAGAAACGCTCGGTCCAACGCGATATCCAGCGCGCCATGCGCGGCCGGTAG
- a CDS encoding sugar-binding protein gives MHTMSDRLIPPRMLFRFAAPCLRHEPLWTPTGVQLGPQFRLPSFADLDEQISFADVRVAWSDAGLAFNVQVSGKRRPPWCRESRPDESDGLRVWIDTRDTHNIHRASRFCHQFIFLPAGSGRNLADPYGELYFINRARENPKPIRADVLKTRSEKRVDGYLLEAYIPAAAITGWDPAEHAKLGFTYAVVDQELGEQTFSCGKEFPYRDDPSVWGTLELVR, from the coding sequence ATGCACACTATGAGCGATCGCCTGATTCCGCCGCGCATGCTCTTTCGTTTTGCGGCGCCTTGCCTGCGCCACGAGCCGCTATGGACGCCAACGGGCGTGCAGCTGGGACCGCAATTTCGATTGCCCAGCTTTGCCGATCTCGACGAGCAGATTTCGTTCGCCGACGTGCGTGTCGCCTGGAGCGACGCGGGCCTGGCCTTCAACGTGCAAGTCTCGGGCAAGCGCCGGCCGCCGTGGTGCCGCGAATCACGCCCCGACGAAAGCGACGGGCTGCGCGTGTGGATCGACACGCGCGATACGCACAACATCCACCGCGCCAGCCGTTTCTGCCACCAGTTCATCTTCCTGCCCGCCGGCAGCGGTCGTAACCTGGCCGATCCGTACGGCGAGCTGTATTTCATCAATCGCGCTCGGGAGAATCCGAAGCCGATCCGCGCCGACGTGTTGAAAACGCGCAGCGAAAAGCGCGTCGATGGCTACTTGCTCGAAGCCTACATTCCGGCCGCGGCCATTACCGGCTGGGACCCGGCTGAACATGCCAAGCTGGGCTTCACCTACGCCGTGGTGGATCAAGAGCTAGGCGAACAGACCTTCAGCTGCGGCAAGGAATTCCCCTATCGCGACGACCCAAGCGTATGGGGCACGCTGGAGCTGGTACGGTAG
- the lipA gene encoding lipoyl synthase: MSQPLALVSLPILTPDDAPLAASTGPRLPRWLKRNVPKGNANHFTARLLEELRLETVCDNAKCPNRMECYSQKTATFMILGNVCTRPCGFCAVAKGKTQTVEADEPERLAEASARLGLAHVVITSVTRDDLDDGGAEHFYQCVMAVRERTGAAVEVLTPDFLGKPGAIERVVAARPEVFNHNTETVPRMYREVRGRKSDYRWTLELLRRVKELDPTIKTKSGLMLGLGETRDELLDTLADLRDVGCDLLTLGQYLQPSPEHLPVVRYVPPEEFDELGTAARRMGFAQVASGPFVRSSYHAREMAE, from the coding sequence ATGTCACAACCGCTCGCGCTAGTTAGCCTGCCGATCCTCACGCCCGATGACGCGCCGCTGGCCGCTTCTACGGGGCCGCGCCTGCCGCGCTGGCTGAAGCGCAATGTGCCGAAAGGGAATGCCAACCATTTCACGGCGCGCCTGCTGGAAGAGTTGCGGCTGGAAACGGTCTGCGACAATGCGAAGTGCCCCAACCGCATGGAGTGCTATTCGCAGAAGACCGCCACGTTCATGATCCTGGGCAATGTCTGCACGCGGCCGTGCGGCTTTTGCGCCGTGGCCAAAGGCAAAACACAAACGGTCGAAGCCGACGAGCCCGAGCGGTTGGCCGAAGCCTCGGCCCGGCTGGGCCTGGCCCACGTGGTGATCACCTCCGTCACGCGCGACGATCTGGACGATGGCGGCGCTGAACATTTCTATCAGTGCGTGATGGCCGTGCGCGAGCGCACCGGCGCCGCCGTGGAAGTGCTGACCCCCGATTTCCTGGGAAAGCCCGGCGCCATCGAGCGCGTCGTGGCAGCCCGGCCGGAAGTCTTCAATCACAATACCGAAACCGTGCCTCGGATGTATCGCGAAGTGCGGGGACGGAAAAGTGACTACCGCTGGACGCTCGAATTGCTGCGACGCGTCAAGGAACTCGACCCGACGATCAAGACCAAGAGCGGCCTGATGCTGGGGCTGGGCGAGACGCGCGACGAATTGCTCGACACGCTGGCCGACCTGCGCGATGTCGGCTGCGATTTGTTGACGCTCGGCCAGTACCTGCAGCCTTCGCCCGAGCACCTGCCGGTGGTGCGCTACGTGCCACCGGAAGAATTCGACGAGCTCGGCACGGCCGCGCGACGCATGGGTTTTGCGCAAGTTGCCAGTGGCCCGTTCGTACGCTCGAGTTATCACGCCCGCGAAATGGCCGAGTAA
- a CDS encoding FtsX-like permease family protein, producing the protein MSLWKIAWRSIQQRALASSLTALSMALGVALVIAVLVALGVVSDSFKRGAGGYHLVVGKKGSQLQLVLNTVYHLQEPIENLPYPFYKEFLNTPEHKGKFAPYVQTAIPYCLGDNYEGFRVVGTVADLFDKLDHASGKKYEFQAGGRNFEPDHFFEAVIGATVAQKTGLKVGDEFQPTHGTSDEGDGHKHDPFKIVGILKPTGTANDRALFINIEGFYLLDNHAKDAPLDAAARDERPADGEKHDAHDADHHHDEAAEHGHAHDAEHDHAADEHRQDEAGHDHDAEHEHKDAPHDHDDHGHDEVTAGGAAAEARAQEAAGHAAHEEDAHDHAHENAEAGHADHDHADHDHADHDHDHAGMPGDAHEHGDHDHDSHDHAGHDHDAHDHAGHGHDGQGHDGQGHDGQGHDHDHAGHHHHEPLPENQREVTSILVLANNDLNAVSLRTMINEGETAQAVFPVKVISEFFDTLVRGISIALLSLTVLIIVVAGVGVMVSIYNSMNDRRRDIAVMRALGAGRQTVLSVILLESILLAVGGGVLGFALGHVLIGVLGPVVEAFTGVRLGFAQFVPYELILIPGLIVLAALAGYLPAMSAYRTDVAKALSASP; encoded by the coding sequence ATGAGCTTGTGGAAAATTGCCTGGCGCAGCATTCAGCAGCGGGCCTTGGCCTCCTCATTGACGGCACTCAGCATGGCGCTGGGGGTGGCGCTGGTGATCGCGGTGCTTGTGGCGCTGGGTGTCGTTTCGGATTCGTTCAAACGCGGCGCAGGCGGTTATCACCTGGTGGTAGGCAAGAAGGGAAGCCAGTTGCAACTGGTCCTCAATACCGTCTACCACTTGCAAGAGCCGATCGAAAATCTTCCGTATCCCTTCTATAAGGAATTCCTCAACACCCCCGAGCACAAGGGCAAGTTTGCGCCCTATGTGCAGACTGCGATTCCCTACTGCCTAGGCGACAATTACGAAGGCTTTCGCGTCGTCGGTACGGTCGCGGACTTGTTCGACAAGCTCGATCATGCGAGCGGCAAGAAATACGAGTTCCAGGCAGGCGGCCGTAACTTCGAGCCTGACCATTTCTTCGAAGCCGTCATCGGCGCCACGGTGGCTCAAAAAACCGGCCTGAAGGTCGGCGACGAATTCCAGCCCACCCACGGCACTTCAGACGAAGGCGACGGGCACAAGCACGATCCCTTCAAGATTGTCGGCATTCTCAAGCCCACCGGCACGGCCAACGATCGCGCGCTGTTTATCAACATCGAAGGTTTTTACCTTTTAGACAATCACGCGAAGGACGCTCCCCTAGACGCTGCCGCGCGCGACGAGCGCCCGGCCGACGGCGAAAAGCACGACGCCCATGACGCCGATCATCACCACGACGAAGCGGCGGAGCACGGGCACGCTCACGATGCCGAACACGATCATGCGGCCGACGAGCATCGTCAAGATGAAGCCGGCCACGATCACGACGCCGAGCACGAACATAAAGACGCTCCTCACGATCACGACGATCATGGACATGATGAGGTAACCGCCGGCGGCGCTGCCGCTGAGGCACGCGCTCAGGAAGCCGCCGGTCACGCCGCACATGAAGAGGACGCCCACGATCATGCCCACGAGAATGCCGAGGCCGGGCATGCCGATCACGACCACGCGGATCATGATCACGCAGACCATGATCACGATCATGCCGGAATGCCAGGCGACGCCCACGAACATGGGGACCATGATCATGACTCCCACGACCATGCGGGGCATGACCATGACGCTCACGACCACGCTGGCCACGGTCACGACGGGCAGGGACACGACGGGCAGGGACACGACGGACAGGGGCACGACCATGACCACGCCGGGCACCACCATCACGAGCCTTTGCCCGAGAATCAGCGTGAAGTCACGTCGATCTTAGTCCTTGCCAACAACGACCTTAACGCCGTTTCTCTGCGGACTATGATTAACGAGGGGGAGACGGCTCAGGCCGTGTTTCCGGTGAAGGTCATCAGCGAGTTCTTCGACACTCTGGTCCGCGGCATCAGTATTGCCCTCCTGTCCTTGACGGTGCTGATTATCGTCGTGGCAGGGGTTGGCGTGATGGTCAGCATCTATAATTCGATGAACGACCGCCGCCGGGATATCGCCGTGATGCGGGCCCTGGGGGCCGGCCGTCAAACCGTACTGTCGGTCATCCTCTTGGAGTCGATCCTGCTGGCCGTTGGCGGAGGCGTCCTTGGTTTCGCGCTGGGGCACGTTCTGATCGGCGTCCTGGGACCCGTTGTCGAGGCGTTTACCGGCGTGAGGCTTGGTTTTGCCCAGTTCGTTCCCTATGAGTTGATTTTGATCCCGGGCTTGATCGTGCTGGCCGCCTTGGCCGGATACTTGCCTGCCATGAGTGCTTATCGCACCGACGTGGCGAAGGCACTGTCGGCCAGCCCATGA
- a CDS encoding DUF4190 domain-containing protein: protein MSTEVMEDYAQYRALSILAVASCVLGLLSVTSFLAWAFAAIVPILGILAGLVALVRIRRNPTELTGQRVALAGVGLSAVFLCGGAAYLTYDYVTEVPPGYERLNYAELQPDPEKPGELFPPAIQERDGDRIFIKGYVYPGKQTTGIKQFVLCRDNGDCCFGGQPKLTDRVLVTLKGPLSLNYSTRIQRLAGTFHVEPGQGTDGISGVIYHLDADYLK from the coding sequence ATGTCCACCGAAGTGATGGAGGATTACGCGCAATACCGGGCTCTCAGCATTCTGGCCGTGGCCAGTTGCGTGCTGGGCCTGTTGTCGGTGACCAGCTTCCTGGCCTGGGCCTTTGCGGCCATCGTGCCGATTTTGGGGATCCTCGCCGGACTGGTGGCCTTGGTGCGCATCCGCAGGAATCCGACCGAACTGACCGGCCAGCGCGTCGCCCTGGCCGGCGTCGGGCTCAGCGCTGTCTTTCTCTGCGGCGGCGCGGCTTATCTGACCTATGACTACGTGACCGAGGTCCCGCCGGGCTACGAGCGGCTGAATTACGCCGAATTGCAGCCAGATCCGGAGAAGCCGGGCGAGCTGTTTCCCCCCGCGATCCAAGAGCGCGATGGCGATCGTATTTTCATCAAAGGATACGTCTACCCCGGCAAGCAAACGACCGGCATCAAGCAGTTCGTGCTCTGCCGTGACAATGGCGATTGCTGTTTTGGCGGGCAGCCGAAGTTGACGGACCGCGTCCTGGTGACGCTCAAGGGGCCGCTCTCGCTTAACTATTCAACCCGGATACAACGCCTGGCGGGCACTTTCCACGTGGAGCCGGGCCAGGGCACCGACGGCATCAGTGGCGTCATTTACCATCTGGACGCGGACTATTTGAAGTGA
- a CDS encoding biotin/lipoyl-containing protein, producing the protein MRHDLVMPDLGLGDRTVTISLWLVELGSEVTEGDRLVELSADSVTVDLPAPASGRLVESLVAEDEEVSIGQLLAIIESED; encoded by the coding sequence ATGCGACACGACCTGGTGATGCCGGACCTGGGCCTGGGAGATCGCACCGTCACGATCAGCCTGTGGCTGGTCGAGCTGGGCAGCGAAGTCACCGAAGGGGACCGGCTCGTCGAACTCTCGGCCGACAGCGTGACGGTCGACCTGCCCGCCCCAGCCAGCGGCCGCCTGGTGGAATCGCTCGTGGCCGAAGACGAAGAAGTCTCGATTGGCCAGTTGCTGGCCATCATCGAAAGCGAGGATTGA
- a CDS encoding ABC transporter ATP-binding protein, whose protein sequence is MLVLKNVKKSFIEPDGSRLPILDIPEFHVAAGEQIALMGRSGCGKTTLLHVISGISRPDSGLVQVAGCDLGTLSEHGRDRFRADHIGYVFQTFNLLPGFSALENVLLGMSFTTGRVDESRARHLLSQVGLSHRLTHKPAMLSVGEQQRVAVARAMANRPKVLLADEPTANVDTGHQQQIIDLIRTACRDENVSLLLVTHTPEVSEQFTRVDHLDQLNHAVVAA, encoded by the coding sequence ATGCTTGTGCTGAAGAACGTCAAGAAGTCGTTCATCGAGCCGGACGGATCGCGTCTGCCGATTCTCGATATCCCTGAGTTTCACGTGGCGGCCGGCGAGCAGATTGCCCTGATGGGGCGCAGCGGCTGCGGCAAGACCACGCTGCTGCACGTCATCTCGGGCATCAGCCGGCCTGATTCAGGGTTGGTCCAGGTCGCCGGCTGCGACCTGGGCACGCTCTCGGAACATGGCCGCGATCGCTTTCGGGCCGACCACATCGGCTACGTGTTCCAGACATTCAATCTCCTGCCCGGTTTCTCGGCGCTCGAGAACGTGCTTTTGGGCATGAGTTTCACGACGGGGCGCGTCGATGAATCGCGGGCCCGCCATCTGCTTTCTCAGGTCGGGCTGTCGCATCGTTTGACCCATAAGCCGGCCATGCTTTCGGTCGGTGAGCAGCAGCGCGTGGCGGTCGCCCGGGCCATGGCCAACCGCCCCAAGGTCCTCTTGGCTGACGAGCCGACGGCCAATGTCGATACCGGGCATCAGCAACAGATCATCGATTTGATTCGCACCGCCTGCCGCGACGAGAACGTGTCTCTACTTTTGGTCACGCACACGCCGGAAGTGAGCGAACAGTTCACGCGCGTCGACCATTTGGATCAACTCAATCACGCTGTGGTGGCCGCATGA
- the larA gene encoding nickel-dependent lactate racemase: MRVKLEYGKTGLQVDLPADRVVRSLGYKDAPPLADPAAELARKLAAPTGTPPLAELARGRRDACIVICDITRPVPNRLILSQVLPTLEAAGIPRDKVTILIATGLHRPSTEAEIVEMVGPDVAANYRVENHHGTVLAEHTFLGDSPRGVPVWIDSRYVNADLKITTGLIEPHLMAGFSGGRKLICPGLAALETVKVWHGPDFLEHPNADCGILEGNPVHEENTWIGRLAGCDFIINAVIDAERRPLALVAGDMEAAFLEGVAFVRQVVVDTVREPVDVVVTSAAGYPLDTTFYQAVKGLTGALPIVKQGGTIILAASMSEGIGSPEFASLFRENDSLEIFVERILGKKYFVLDQWQLEELAKVCRKARVKIISDGLPRETIDSLFVESAPSVEQAVAESLAEYGPQATMAVIPKGPYVLAQVAGN; encoded by the coding sequence ATGCGCGTCAAGCTCGAGTACGGTAAGACCGGTTTGCAGGTCGATCTTCCGGCCGATCGTGTTGTTCGTTCATTGGGCTACAAAGATGCCCCGCCGCTCGCGGATCCCGCGGCCGAGTTGGCCCGCAAGTTGGCAGCACCGACCGGCACGCCCCCGCTCGCGGAACTTGCCCGCGGCCGCCGCGATGCGTGCATCGTGATCTGCGATATCACGCGGCCGGTGCCGAACCGGCTGATCCTGTCGCAAGTGCTGCCGACGCTCGAAGCGGCGGGCATCCCGCGCGACAAGGTCACGATCCTTATCGCCACCGGCCTGCATCGCCCCTCGACCGAGGCCGAGATCGTCGAGATGGTCGGCCCCGACGTGGCGGCTAACTATCGCGTCGAAAATCATCATGGCACGGTGCTCGCCGAGCACACGTTCCTGGGCGATAGTCCGCGCGGCGTGCCCGTGTGGATCGATTCGCGCTACGTGAACGCCGATTTGAAAATCACCACCGGCCTGATCGAGCCGCATTTGATGGCCGGCTTCTCGGGCGGGCGCAAGCTGATCTGCCCCGGGCTGGCGGCGCTCGAAACCGTGAAGGTCTGGCACGGGCCTGATTTCCTGGAACATCCGAATGCCGATTGCGGCATTCTCGAAGGCAATCCGGTACATGAAGAGAACACCTGGATCGGGCGCCTGGCAGGCTGCGATTTCATCATCAACGCCGTCATCGACGCCGAGCGTCGCCCGCTGGCGCTGGTGGCCGGCGATATGGAAGCGGCCTTTCTCGAGGGGGTGGCGTTCGTGCGACAAGTCGTCGTCGATACCGTGCGCGAGCCGGTCGACGTCGTGGTCACGAGCGCCGCCGGCTATCCGCTCGACACCACGTTCTATCAGGCCGTGAAGGGACTGACCGGCGCGCTGCCGATCGTCAAGCAAGGGGGGACCATCATCCTGGCCGCCAGCATGAGCGAAGGGATCGGCAGTCCCGAGTTTGCGAGCCTGTTCCGCGAGAACGACAGTCTGGAAATCTTCGTCGAGCGGATCCTTGGCAAAAAATACTTTGTCCTCGATCAATGGCAACTGGAAGAGCTCGCCAAGGTGTGTCGCAAGGCACGCGTGAAGATCATCAGTGACGGGCTGCCGCGCGAGACGATCGACAGCCTGTTCGTCGAGAGTGCGCCCAGTGTGGAACAGGCCGTGGCCGAATCGCTCGCCGAATACGGCCCGCAGGCTACGATGGCCGTGATCCCCAAAGGCCCGTACGTGCTGGCGCAAGTGGCCGGCAACTAA